A part of Anas acuta chromosome 26, bAnaAcu1.1, whole genome shotgun sequence genomic DNA contains:
- the MLLT1 gene encoding protein ENL isoform X1: protein MDNQCTVQVKLELGHRAQLRKKPTTEGFTHDWMVFVRGPEQCDIQHFVERVVFRLHESFPKPKRVCKEPPYKVEESGYAGFIMPIEVYFKNKEEPKKVCFTYDLFLNLEGNPPVNHLRCEKLTFNNPTKEFRRKLIRAGGVMVMPEGAETVSRPSPDYPMLPTIPLSAFSDPKKNKPSHGSKDANKESSKASKPHKVTKEHRERPRKDSESKNSSKDLEREQNKPLKDSSRKPTENKLPKEEKAPPKAAFKEPKLAVKETKLENTSPKGGPQPELKSSSKRPSNVESPKPSAKKQKKSSSKGVKNILGTSPRTSSSSYPEKKPTKEKMNAKVEKVKSESEAKEIKKPVEMEESNSEDETSFKSEGVKSVQSSPSNSSSSSDSSSDSDFEPSQNHSQGPLRSMVEDLQSEESDDDDSSSGEEAAVKANPVSRDSRLSLSDSDSDNSADSCLPSREPPPGQKLPAANNKASGRKSPESCNKPEKILKKGTYDKAYTDELVELHRRLMALRERNVLQQIVNLIEETGHFNVTNTTFDFDLFSLDETTVRKLQSYLEAVAT, encoded by the exons ATGGACAATCAG TGCACGGTTCAAGTCAAATTGGAGCTGGGGCACAGAGCCCAACTGCGGAAAAAGCCCACCACCGAAGGGTTCACTCATGACTGGATGGTGTTTGTCCGTGGCCCGGAGCAGTGTGACATCCAGCACTTTGTGGAAAGGGTGGTCTTCCGCCTACATGAGAGCTTCCCAAAACCCAAGCGAG TGTGCAAGGAGCCCCCATACAAAGTGGAGGAGTCTGGCTACGCAGGGTTCATTATGCCTATTGAAGTGTACTTCAAAAATAAG GAGGAGCCGAAAAAGGTTTGTTTCACATATGACCTGTTTTTGAATTTGGAGGGAAATCCACCAGTGAACCACCTTCGTTGTGAGAAGCTGACTTTCAACAACCCGACGAAGGAATTCAGACGCAAACTTATTAGGGCTGGAGGG GTGATGGTAATGCCAGAAGGAGCAGAAACAGTTTCAAGGCCAAGTCCCGATTATCCTATGTTACCCACAATACCACTTTCTGCCTTCTCTGACCCTAAGAAGAACAAACCATCCCACGGGTCAAAG GATGCAAACAAGGAAAGCAGCAAGGCATCCAAGCCACACAAAGTAACCAAGGAGCACAGAGAGAGGCCAAGAAAAGACTCTGAGAGCAAAAACTCCTCCAAAGACCttgaaagagaacaaaacaagcCTTTGAAGGATTCCTCCAGAAAACCCACTGAGAACAAACTGCCTAAGGAGGAGAAAGCACCTCCAAAAGCTGCTTTCAAGGAACCAAAACTGGCCGTGAAGGAGACCAAACTGGAGAACACTTCTCCAAAGGGTGGGCCGCAGCCGGAATTAAAGTCTTCCAGCAAAAGGCCCTCCAATGTGGAGTCACCAAAGCCTAgtgccaaaaaacaaaaaaagagtagCTCCAAAGGGGTAAAAAATATTCTGGGGACATCTCCCAGAACCTCATCTTCCTCATATCCAGAGAAGAAACCAACTAAGGAGAAGATGAATGCCAAAGTGGAAAAGGTAAAATCTGAAAGTGAGGCCAAGGAGATCAAAAAGCCTGTGGAAATGGAGGAGTCAAATTCAGAGGATGAAACTTCTTTCAAGTCAGAGG GGGTTAAGTCTGTCCAGTCCAGCCCTTCcaactccagctccagctccgaCTCCAGCTCTGACTCTGATTTCGAGCCATCTCAGAACCACAGTCAAG GCCCGCTGCGCTCCATGGTGGAAGATCTGCAGTCAGAGGAGTCGGATGATGATGACAGCTCCTCTGGAGAAGAGGCAGCAGTCAAAGCAAACCCAGTCAGCCGGGATTCCAG ACTGAGCCTTAGTGACAGTGACAGTGATAACAGTGCGGACTCTTGCCTGCCAAGTCGAGAGCCGCCTCCTGGTCAGAAACTGCCTGCAGCAAATAATAAG GCGTCTGGAAGAAAAAGCCCAGAGTCTTGTAACAAGCCAGAAAAGATCCTGAAGAAGGGAACGTATGACAAG GCCTACACCGATGAATTAGTGGAGCTTCACAGGCGACTAATGGCACTACGAGAGCGCAACGTGCTACAGCAG ATTGTAAATCTTATTGAGGAAACCGGGCATTTTAATGTTACCAACACAACCTTTGACTTTGACCTCTTCTCCTTGGATGAGACAACCGTCCGTAAGCTGCAGAGCTACTTGGAAGCAGTAGCAACATGA
- the MLLT1 gene encoding protein ENL isoform X4, translated as MTGWCLSVARSSVTSSTLWKGWSSAYMRASQNPSEEEPKKVCFTYDLFLNLEGNPPVNHLRCEKLTFNNPTKEFRRKLIRAGGVMVMPEGAETVSRPSPDYPMLPTIPLSAFSDPKKNKPSHGSKDANKESSKASKPHKVTKEHRERPRKDSESKNSSKDLEREQNKPLKDSSRKPTENKLPKEEKAPPKAAFKEPKLAVKETKLENTSPKGGPQPELKSSSKRPSNVESPKPSAKKQKKSSSKGVKNILGTSPRTSSSSYPEKKPTKEKMNAKVEKVKSESEAKEIKKPVEMEESNSEDETSFKSEGVKSVQSSPSNSSSSSDSSSDSDFEPSQNHSQGPLRSMVEDLQSEESDDDDSSSGEEAAVKANPVSRDSRLSLSDSDSDNSADSCLPSREPPPGQKLPAANNKASGRKSPESCNKPEKILKKGTYDKAYTDELVELHRRLMALRERNVLQQIVNLIEETGHFNVTNTTFDFDLFSLDETTVRKLQSYLEAVAT; from the exons ATGACTGGATGGTGTTTGTCCGTGGCCCGGAGCAGTGTGACATCCAGCACTTTGTGGAAAGGGTGGTCTTCCGCCTACATGAGAGCTTCCCAAAACCCAAGCGAG GAGGAGCCGAAAAAGGTTTGTTTCACATATGACCTGTTTTTGAATTTGGAGGGAAATCCACCAGTGAACCACCTTCGTTGTGAGAAGCTGACTTTCAACAACCCGACGAAGGAATTCAGACGCAAACTTATTAGGGCTGGAGGG GTGATGGTAATGCCAGAAGGAGCAGAAACAGTTTCAAGGCCAAGTCCCGATTATCCTATGTTACCCACAATACCACTTTCTGCCTTCTCTGACCCTAAGAAGAACAAACCATCCCACGGGTCAAAG GATGCAAACAAGGAAAGCAGCAAGGCATCCAAGCCACACAAAGTAACCAAGGAGCACAGAGAGAGGCCAAGAAAAGACTCTGAGAGCAAAAACTCCTCCAAAGACCttgaaagagaacaaaacaagcCTTTGAAGGATTCCTCCAGAAAACCCACTGAGAACAAACTGCCTAAGGAGGAGAAAGCACCTCCAAAAGCTGCTTTCAAGGAACCAAAACTGGCCGTGAAGGAGACCAAACTGGAGAACACTTCTCCAAAGGGTGGGCCGCAGCCGGAATTAAAGTCTTCCAGCAAAAGGCCCTCCAATGTGGAGTCACCAAAGCCTAgtgccaaaaaacaaaaaaagagtagCTCCAAAGGGGTAAAAAATATTCTGGGGACATCTCCCAGAACCTCATCTTCCTCATATCCAGAGAAGAAACCAACTAAGGAGAAGATGAATGCCAAAGTGGAAAAGGTAAAATCTGAAAGTGAGGCCAAGGAGATCAAAAAGCCTGTGGAAATGGAGGAGTCAAATTCAGAGGATGAAACTTCTTTCAAGTCAGAGG GGGTTAAGTCTGTCCAGTCCAGCCCTTCcaactccagctccagctccgaCTCCAGCTCTGACTCTGATTTCGAGCCATCTCAGAACCACAGTCAAG GCCCGCTGCGCTCCATGGTGGAAGATCTGCAGTCAGAGGAGTCGGATGATGATGACAGCTCCTCTGGAGAAGAGGCAGCAGTCAAAGCAAACCCAGTCAGCCGGGATTCCAG ACTGAGCCTTAGTGACAGTGACAGTGATAACAGTGCGGACTCTTGCCTGCCAAGTCGAGAGCCGCCTCCTGGTCAGAAACTGCCTGCAGCAAATAATAAG GCGTCTGGAAGAAAAAGCCCAGAGTCTTGTAACAAGCCAGAAAAGATCCTGAAGAAGGGAACGTATGACAAG GCCTACACCGATGAATTAGTGGAGCTTCACAGGCGACTAATGGCACTACGAGAGCGCAACGTGCTACAGCAG ATTGTAAATCTTATTGAGGAAACCGGGCATTTTAATGTTACCAACACAACCTTTGACTTTGACCTCTTCTCCTTGGATGAGACAACCGTCCGTAAGCTGCAGAGCTACTTGGAAGCAGTAGCAACATGA
- the MLLT1 gene encoding protein ENL isoform X2 yields MDNQCTVQVKLELGHRAQLRKKPTTEGFTHDWMVFVRGPEQCDIQHFVERVVFRLHESFPKPKRVCKEPPYKVEESGYAGFIMPIEVYFKNKEEPKKVCFTYDLFLNLEGNPPVNHLRCEKLTFNNPTKEFRRKLIRAGGVMVMPEGAETVSRPSPDYPMLPTIPLSAFSDPKKNKPSHGSKDANKESSKASKPHKVTKEHRERPRKDSESKNSSKDLEREQNKPLKDSSRKPTENKLPKEEKAPPKAAFKEPKLAVKETKLENTSPKGGPQPELKSSSKRPSNVESPKPSAKKQKKSSSKGVKNILGTSPRTSSSSYPEKKPTKEKMNAKVEKVKSESEAKEIKKPVEMEESNSEDETSFKSESVQSSPSNSSSSSDSSSDSDFEPSQNHSQGPLRSMVEDLQSEESDDDDSSSGEEAAVKANPVSRDSRLSLSDSDSDNSADSCLPSREPPPGQKLPAANNKASGRKSPESCNKPEKILKKGTYDKAYTDELVELHRRLMALRERNVLQQIVNLIEETGHFNVTNTTFDFDLFSLDETTVRKLQSYLEAVAT; encoded by the exons ATGGACAATCAG TGCACGGTTCAAGTCAAATTGGAGCTGGGGCACAGAGCCCAACTGCGGAAAAAGCCCACCACCGAAGGGTTCACTCATGACTGGATGGTGTTTGTCCGTGGCCCGGAGCAGTGTGACATCCAGCACTTTGTGGAAAGGGTGGTCTTCCGCCTACATGAGAGCTTCCCAAAACCCAAGCGAG TGTGCAAGGAGCCCCCATACAAAGTGGAGGAGTCTGGCTACGCAGGGTTCATTATGCCTATTGAAGTGTACTTCAAAAATAAG GAGGAGCCGAAAAAGGTTTGTTTCACATATGACCTGTTTTTGAATTTGGAGGGAAATCCACCAGTGAACCACCTTCGTTGTGAGAAGCTGACTTTCAACAACCCGACGAAGGAATTCAGACGCAAACTTATTAGGGCTGGAGGG GTGATGGTAATGCCAGAAGGAGCAGAAACAGTTTCAAGGCCAAGTCCCGATTATCCTATGTTACCCACAATACCACTTTCTGCCTTCTCTGACCCTAAGAAGAACAAACCATCCCACGGGTCAAAG GATGCAAACAAGGAAAGCAGCAAGGCATCCAAGCCACACAAAGTAACCAAGGAGCACAGAGAGAGGCCAAGAAAAGACTCTGAGAGCAAAAACTCCTCCAAAGACCttgaaagagaacaaaacaagcCTTTGAAGGATTCCTCCAGAAAACCCACTGAGAACAAACTGCCTAAGGAGGAGAAAGCACCTCCAAAAGCTGCTTTCAAGGAACCAAAACTGGCCGTGAAGGAGACCAAACTGGAGAACACTTCTCCAAAGGGTGGGCCGCAGCCGGAATTAAAGTCTTCCAGCAAAAGGCCCTCCAATGTGGAGTCACCAAAGCCTAgtgccaaaaaacaaaaaaagagtagCTCCAAAGGGGTAAAAAATATTCTGGGGACATCTCCCAGAACCTCATCTTCCTCATATCCAGAGAAGAAACCAACTAAGGAGAAGATGAATGCCAAAGTGGAAAAGGTAAAATCTGAAAGTGAGGCCAAGGAGATCAAAAAGCCTGTGGAAATGGAGGAGTCAAATTCAGAGGATGAAACTTCTTTCAAGTCAGAG TCTGTCCAGTCCAGCCCTTCcaactccagctccagctccgaCTCCAGCTCTGACTCTGATTTCGAGCCATCTCAGAACCACAGTCAAG GCCCGCTGCGCTCCATGGTGGAAGATCTGCAGTCAGAGGAGTCGGATGATGATGACAGCTCCTCTGGAGAAGAGGCAGCAGTCAAAGCAAACCCAGTCAGCCGGGATTCCAG ACTGAGCCTTAGTGACAGTGACAGTGATAACAGTGCGGACTCTTGCCTGCCAAGTCGAGAGCCGCCTCCTGGTCAGAAACTGCCTGCAGCAAATAATAAG GCGTCTGGAAGAAAAAGCCCAGAGTCTTGTAACAAGCCAGAAAAGATCCTGAAGAAGGGAACGTATGACAAG GCCTACACCGATGAATTAGTGGAGCTTCACAGGCGACTAATGGCACTACGAGAGCGCAACGTGCTACAGCAG ATTGTAAATCTTATTGAGGAAACCGGGCATTTTAATGTTACCAACACAACCTTTGACTTTGACCTCTTCTCCTTGGATGAGACAACCGTCCGTAAGCTGCAGAGCTACTTGGAAGCAGTAGCAACATGA
- the MLLT1 gene encoding protein ENL isoform X3 has protein sequence MDNQCTVQVKLELGHRAQLRKKPTTEGFTHDWMVFVRGPEQCDIQHFVERVVFRLHESFPKPKRVCKEPPYKVEESGYAGFIMPIEVYFKNKVMVMPEGAETVSRPSPDYPMLPTIPLSAFSDPKKNKPSHGSKDANKESSKASKPHKVTKEHRERPRKDSESKNSSKDLEREQNKPLKDSSRKPTENKLPKEEKAPPKAAFKEPKLAVKETKLENTSPKGGPQPELKSSSKRPSNVESPKPSAKKQKKSSSKGVKNILGTSPRTSSSSYPEKKPTKEKMNAKVEKVKSESEAKEIKKPVEMEESNSEDETSFKSEGVKSVQSSPSNSSSSSDSSSDSDFEPSQNHSQGPLRSMVEDLQSEESDDDDSSSGEEAAVKANPVSRDSRLSLSDSDSDNSADSCLPSREPPPGQKLPAANNKASGRKSPESCNKPEKILKKGTYDKAYTDELVELHRRLMALRERNVLQQIVNLIEETGHFNVTNTTFDFDLFSLDETTVRKLQSYLEAVAT, from the exons ATGGACAATCAG TGCACGGTTCAAGTCAAATTGGAGCTGGGGCACAGAGCCCAACTGCGGAAAAAGCCCACCACCGAAGGGTTCACTCATGACTGGATGGTGTTTGTCCGTGGCCCGGAGCAGTGTGACATCCAGCACTTTGTGGAAAGGGTGGTCTTCCGCCTACATGAGAGCTTCCCAAAACCCAAGCGAG TGTGCAAGGAGCCCCCATACAAAGTGGAGGAGTCTGGCTACGCAGGGTTCATTATGCCTATTGAAGTGTACTTCAAAAATAAG GTGATGGTAATGCCAGAAGGAGCAGAAACAGTTTCAAGGCCAAGTCCCGATTATCCTATGTTACCCACAATACCACTTTCTGCCTTCTCTGACCCTAAGAAGAACAAACCATCCCACGGGTCAAAG GATGCAAACAAGGAAAGCAGCAAGGCATCCAAGCCACACAAAGTAACCAAGGAGCACAGAGAGAGGCCAAGAAAAGACTCTGAGAGCAAAAACTCCTCCAAAGACCttgaaagagaacaaaacaagcCTTTGAAGGATTCCTCCAGAAAACCCACTGAGAACAAACTGCCTAAGGAGGAGAAAGCACCTCCAAAAGCTGCTTTCAAGGAACCAAAACTGGCCGTGAAGGAGACCAAACTGGAGAACACTTCTCCAAAGGGTGGGCCGCAGCCGGAATTAAAGTCTTCCAGCAAAAGGCCCTCCAATGTGGAGTCACCAAAGCCTAgtgccaaaaaacaaaaaaagagtagCTCCAAAGGGGTAAAAAATATTCTGGGGACATCTCCCAGAACCTCATCTTCCTCATATCCAGAGAAGAAACCAACTAAGGAGAAGATGAATGCCAAAGTGGAAAAGGTAAAATCTGAAAGTGAGGCCAAGGAGATCAAAAAGCCTGTGGAAATGGAGGAGTCAAATTCAGAGGATGAAACTTCTTTCAAGTCAGAGG GGGTTAAGTCTGTCCAGTCCAGCCCTTCcaactccagctccagctccgaCTCCAGCTCTGACTCTGATTTCGAGCCATCTCAGAACCACAGTCAAG GCCCGCTGCGCTCCATGGTGGAAGATCTGCAGTCAGAGGAGTCGGATGATGATGACAGCTCCTCTGGAGAAGAGGCAGCAGTCAAAGCAAACCCAGTCAGCCGGGATTCCAG ACTGAGCCTTAGTGACAGTGACAGTGATAACAGTGCGGACTCTTGCCTGCCAAGTCGAGAGCCGCCTCCTGGTCAGAAACTGCCTGCAGCAAATAATAAG GCGTCTGGAAGAAAAAGCCCAGAGTCTTGTAACAAGCCAGAAAAGATCCTGAAGAAGGGAACGTATGACAAG GCCTACACCGATGAATTAGTGGAGCTTCACAGGCGACTAATGGCACTACGAGAGCGCAACGTGCTACAGCAG ATTGTAAATCTTATTGAGGAAACCGGGCATTTTAATGTTACCAACACAACCTTTGACTTTGACCTCTTCTCCTTGGATGAGACAACCGTCCGTAAGCTGCAGAGCTACTTGGAAGCAGTAGCAACATGA